From a region of the Chitinophaga caseinilytica genome:
- a CDS encoding winged helix DNA-binding domain-containing protein, with protein sequence MNPSAMLATRLERQFLSSPSNEAPASVVAHICAMQAQDFAGAKWSLGMRCKNLTDDGVEKLIEKREIIRISNLRGTLHFVHPQDVRWMATLVAPRVKIQGGSQWKKLGLDADSFSKVYKIFREVLKNGEALSRNELKTILDKKRIDTSDHRMNQFLTMGGLEQVICCGPRRGKEFTYVLLDEWLPQIPYQLTHEPLTELAIRYLKSRGPATPEDFSWWCGFPITACRRAFEEAGTVFESFSSGEKTYYLTHGETRVRPDTKVRLLSGFDEYHISYADRSMVADDVPAGVLSPPNGILPNLVISKGKIVGTWRREIRKNGVEMVYIPFEGISIGEELLATAAKLYGKFMGLPAAWVS encoded by the coding sequence ATGAACCCGTCCGCCATGCTCGCCACCCGCCTCGAGCGACAGTTTTTATCCAGTCCGTCCAACGAAGCGCCGGCATCTGTTGTTGCGCACATTTGCGCCATGCAGGCGCAGGATTTCGCGGGGGCGAAGTGGTCGCTCGGGATGCGATGTAAAAACCTGACCGACGATGGTGTGGAAAAGCTCATTGAAAAACGGGAGATCATCCGCATATCGAATCTCCGCGGCACGTTGCATTTCGTGCATCCGCAGGATGTGCGCTGGATGGCGACGCTCGTGGCCCCACGGGTAAAAATTCAGGGCGGCAGCCAGTGGAAAAAGCTGGGGCTCGACGCGGATTCCTTTTCGAAAGTCTACAAGATTTTCCGGGAGGTGTTGAAGAACGGGGAGGCGCTTTCCCGCAATGAACTGAAAACCATTCTCGATAAAAAACGGATCGATACGTCCGACCACCGCATGAACCAATTCCTCACCATGGGCGGCCTGGAGCAGGTGATCTGCTGCGGCCCCCGACGGGGAAAGGAATTCACATATGTGCTGCTCGACGAATGGCTGCCCCAAATCCCGTATCAACTTACCCATGAACCACTAACGGAGTTGGCTATACGTTATTTGAAAAGCCGCGGCCCGGCCACGCCGGAAGATTTCTCGTGGTGGTGCGGATTTCCGATAACGGCCTGCCGGCGCGCGTTTGAAGAGGCGGGCACCGTGTTCGAAAGTTTTTCGTCCGGCGAAAAGACGTATTACCTCACGCATGGCGAAACGAGGGTGCGGCCGGATACGAAAGTGCGGTTGCTGTCGGGGTTCGATGAATATCATATCAGTTATGCGGACCGGTCGATGGTAGCGGATGACGTGCCGGCGGGGGTGCTATCGCCGCCGAATGGGATTTTGCCGAATTTGGTGATTTCGAAAGGGAAGATTGTGGGTACGTGGCGCCGGGAGATCCGGAAAAACGGGGTGGAAATGGTTTATATACCTTTTGAAGGGATTTCGATCGGGGAGGAGCTGCTGGCCACGGCCGCGAAGCTTTATGGAAAGTTCATGGGTTTGCCGGCGGCGTGGGTTTCATGA
- a CDS encoding Gfo/Idh/MocA family oxidoreductase, whose translation MRPKNNAGGGSRRNFLKNALTGAAGTVALAHIPMIVPAHVISGPLAPSNRINVGAIGNGRISREHDMPGVWKHDAARIMAVCDLDSNRLSSAQKLVNDYYTKKTGKADNSVKAYHNYQELLADKDIDAVIISTPDHWHVIPAVAAVRAGKDVYMQKPASLTISEGRYLSNEVHKAGRILQIGSQQRSMPQFKKACELVRNGRIGKVHTVYVGLPIDDPSQSTPEKEMPVPAELNYEAWLGETPFAPYTLKRVHPTNDFSRPGWLRCEQFGAGMITGWGAHHFDIVNWGLGYEYTGPIEVSAKAEFPAAGNLWNVHGPFQSENIYADGVKVLASNSYPNGVKFVGSDGWIFVSRGNYSATANDPAGQAKNSKALDASDPKILSSIIGENEIRFVDSLDHHGNWLEAVRSRRQPITPIEVGHRACTVCLLNHTAMKLKRKLFWDPVKERFQNDDEANATLTRPQRWPYVLD comes from the coding sequence ATGCGACCCAAAAACAACGCCGGCGGCGGATCGCGCCGGAACTTCCTTAAAAACGCACTTACCGGCGCTGCCGGCACCGTGGCCCTCGCGCACATCCCGATGATCGTTCCGGCACACGTGATCAGCGGGCCCCTGGCACCCAGTAACCGAATCAACGTAGGCGCCATCGGCAACGGGCGCATCTCCCGCGAGCACGATATGCCCGGCGTCTGGAAACACGATGCCGCCCGCATCATGGCTGTTTGCGACCTCGACAGCAACCGCCTCAGCAGCGCACAAAAACTCGTCAACGATTACTACACGAAAAAAACCGGGAAGGCAGACAACAGCGTCAAAGCCTACCACAATTACCAGGAGCTCCTGGCCGATAAAGACATCGATGCCGTTATCATCTCCACGCCAGACCACTGGCACGTGATCCCCGCTGTGGCGGCGGTGCGCGCGGGGAAAGACGTGTACATGCAAAAACCCGCGTCGCTCACCATTTCGGAAGGCCGGTACCTCAGCAATGAAGTCCACAAAGCCGGGCGCATCCTTCAGATCGGCAGCCAGCAACGTTCCATGCCGCAGTTCAAAAAAGCCTGCGAGCTGGTGCGCAACGGCCGGATCGGGAAAGTGCACACCGTATACGTTGGCCTGCCCATCGACGATCCTTCCCAGAGCACGCCCGAAAAGGAAATGCCCGTTCCCGCAGAACTGAATTACGAAGCCTGGCTCGGAGAAACGCCCTTTGCGCCGTATACCCTCAAGCGCGTGCATCCCACGAACGATTTCAGCCGGCCGGGATGGCTCCGCTGCGAACAGTTTGGAGCGGGTATGATCACCGGCTGGGGCGCGCATCATTTCGATATCGTGAACTGGGGACTGGGTTACGAATACACCGGCCCGATCGAGGTTTCGGCGAAAGCGGAATTCCCCGCCGCCGGGAACCTCTGGAACGTACACGGCCCTTTCCAGTCGGAAAATATTTATGCAGACGGCGTGAAAGTGCTCGCCAGCAACAGCTATCCTAACGGTGTGAAATTCGTAGGCTCAGATGGATGGATTTTCGTTTCCCGCGGAAATTATTCGGCAACCGCCAACGACCCCGCCGGCCAGGCGAAAAACAGCAAAGCCCTCGACGCTTCCGATCCCAAAATCCTTTCCTCGATCATCGGCGAAAACGAAATCCGGTTCGTAGACAGTCTCGACCATCACGGCAACTGGCTGGAAGCCGTTCGTTCGCGCCGGCAACCGATCACGCCGATCGAAGTGGGCCACCGCGCCTGTACGGTTTGCCTGCTCAACCACACCGCCATGAAACTGAAACGCAAACTTTTCTGGGACCCCGTGAAAGAACGTTTCCAGAACGACGACGAAGCCAATGCCACGCTCACCCGGCCACAACGCTGGCCGTACGTGCTCGATTGA
- a CDS encoding SDR family NAD(P)-dependent oxidoreductase, protein MHDFDLSGKRALITGGGSGLGLAVARAFAEYGAEVIIAGRRADVLDAAAADIGGNVRTIVCDLAQLDMIPDLVDGIESAYGPLDVLVNNAGIHLKKDALDVTDTEFETVLRTNLQAVFALSREAARRMTERRSGSIIMISSMAAKYGIPKVIAYTAAKAAVEGMTKAMAVEWSARGVRINCIAPGFIETDMSAKALNNDPDRKNRVLGRTPMQQLGKPKDVALAAVFLASAAAGFITGTSLAVDGGNSIGF, encoded by the coding sequence ATGCACGACTTCGATCTGTCAGGAAAAAGAGCCTTGATAACGGGCGGCGGCTCCGGCCTCGGGCTGGCCGTTGCCCGCGCTTTCGCCGAATATGGCGCGGAAGTGATCATCGCCGGGCGGCGCGCCGATGTGCTCGATGCCGCCGCCGCCGATATCGGTGGAAATGTGCGCACCATCGTTTGCGACCTCGCGCAGCTGGACATGATCCCCGACCTGGTAGACGGGATAGAATCGGCGTACGGTCCGCTGGATGTGCTCGTCAACAATGCCGGCATCCATCTCAAAAAAGATGCGCTCGACGTTACCGATACCGAATTCGAAACCGTGCTCCGCACCAACCTCCAGGCCGTTTTTGCCCTGTCGCGCGAGGCGGCGAGACGGATGACGGAACGGCGATCGGGCAGTATCATCATGATCAGTTCCATGGCGGCGAAGTACGGCATCCCGAAAGTGATCGCCTACACGGCCGCCAAAGCCGCGGTGGAAGGGATGACGAAGGCGATGGCGGTGGAATGGTCGGCCAGGGGCGTACGGATCAACTGCATCGCACCGGGTTTTATCGAGACAGACATGTCGGCCAAAGCATTGAACAACGACCCCGACCGGAAGAACCGTGTGCTGGGGCGAACGCCCATGCAGCAATTGGGCAAGCCGAAAGACGTGGCCCTCGCCGCCGTGTTCCTCGCTTCTGCGGCGGCCGGTTTCATCACCGGCACCAGCCTGGCGGTAGACGGCGGCAATTCCATCGGATTCTGA
- a CDS encoding putative oxidoreductase C-terminal domain-containing protein, with the protein MKQYRYSYLLGASLLMAACQPGQPKEAQDMVHLITLAPGHFHAALVQKTATPGIDSIVHVYAPQGPELEAHLNLIKQYNERPTDPTHWKEEVYTGADWLEKLKSERKGSVVVLAGNNHDKTRYIDAAVQAGMHVLADKPMAITEADFTSLRKSFADAGAAKVLLYDIMTERSEITNILQKELLRDATVFGEMQPGTPEKPAIEIESIHHFYKMVSGKPLRRPTWFFDPSQQGDALVDVNTHLVDLTHWMLFDTTALDYTKDIQLNKAVKWKTPLTLAQFSTITGAETFPDFLQAYVKDSVAGIAANGTVDYTVKGFHVRLSALWNFEAPAGGGDTHFAIARGSRSNIVIRQGAEESWKPELFVEPIAADTAFAATLEAAVKRLATKYPGISVEARGKQFHIAIPQELKTGHEAHFAEVLQRYLGFLKAGAVPAWEVKNMIAKYYVTTAGQAMAKEITK; encoded by the coding sequence ATGAAACAATACCGTTACAGTTACCTCCTGGGCGCCTCGCTGCTCATGGCAGCCTGCCAGCCCGGCCAACCGAAAGAAGCGCAAGATATGGTTCACCTGATCACCCTCGCGCCCGGCCACTTCCACGCCGCGCTCGTCCAAAAAACCGCTACGCCGGGTATCGACAGCATCGTGCACGTCTATGCTCCGCAAGGCCCCGAGCTGGAAGCGCACCTCAATCTCATCAAACAGTATAACGAACGGCCAACCGATCCCACACACTGGAAAGAAGAAGTTTACACCGGGGCCGACTGGCTGGAAAAATTGAAATCCGAGCGCAAAGGTTCCGTTGTGGTACTCGCCGGCAACAACCACGATAAAACCCGTTACATCGACGCCGCCGTTCAGGCCGGGATGCACGTACTGGCCGATAAGCCCATGGCCATTACCGAAGCGGACTTTACATCACTCCGCAAAAGCTTCGCCGATGCCGGCGCCGCCAAAGTGCTGCTGTACGATATCATGACCGAACGTTCCGAGATCACCAACATCCTCCAGAAAGAACTGCTCCGCGATGCAACCGTGTTCGGGGAAATGCAGCCCGGCACCCCGGAAAAACCGGCCATCGAAATCGAAAGCATTCACCACTTCTATAAAATGGTGTCGGGCAAACCCCTCCGCCGGCCCACCTGGTTCTTCGACCCCTCGCAACAGGGCGATGCGCTCGTAGACGTAAACACCCATCTCGTTGACCTCACCCACTGGATGCTGTTCGACACTACCGCACTCGACTATACGAAAGATATCCAGCTGAACAAGGCCGTGAAATGGAAAACGCCGCTGACGCTTGCGCAATTCTCCACCATCACCGGCGCCGAAACATTCCCCGATTTTCTGCAGGCATATGTGAAAGATTCCGTGGCCGGCATCGCCGCCAATGGAACGGTGGATTATACGGTGAAAGGTTTTCACGTCCGCCTGTCGGCACTTTGGAATTTCGAAGCGCCTGCCGGCGGGGGCGATACGCATTTCGCCATTGCGCGCGGAAGCCGCAGCAACATCGTTATCCGCCAGGGCGCGGAGGAATCCTGGAAGCCTGAGCTGTTCGTGGAGCCCATCGCAGCCGATACCGCATTCGCCGCAACGTTGGAAGCAGCTGTGAAGCGCCTTGCCACGAAGTATCCTGGTATTTCCGTGGAGGCGCGGGGCAAGCAATTCCATATCGCCATCCCCCAGGAATTGAAAACCGGCCACGAAGCGCATTTTGCCGAAGTGCTCCAACGCTATCTCGGTTTCCTCAAAGCCGGCGCCGTTCCCGCCTGGGAAGTGAAAAACATGATCGCAAAATATTACGTGACCACCGCGGGACAAGCGATGGCCAAAGAGATCACCAAATAA
- a CDS encoding ThuA domain-containing protein — protein sequence MKVKRFPARGILLISCLFLLTACASQRAPQGTVNWKQKKVLVFTKNGKGYVHDNIPDAAAAFKKMGTDHGFAVDVTDDASVFSESRLAQYDALVFTSTNNDVFDTDAQKVALMRYIQSGGGFMGVHSAIGTERKWDWFKRMIGGTFAWHAKFQRFRVVAVDPAHPSLKDVPKVWEREDECYFSKEMYGGIHPILAHDSKSLQDVNDTVLTKNQGSFGNYYPAAWYQHFDGGFVWFTSLGHHKRDYTDPVFVNHLYQGLHWLVGQTARRNPSKAYATSPETPVDYQR from the coding sequence ATGAAAGTAAAACGCTTCCCCGCCCGGGGGATTTTGTTGATAAGCTGCCTGTTCCTCCTCACCGCCTGCGCATCCCAACGCGCCCCGCAAGGCACCGTGAACTGGAAACAAAAGAAAGTGCTCGTTTTCACCAAAAACGGGAAAGGATACGTCCACGACAATATCCCCGACGCTGCCGCCGCTTTCAAAAAAATGGGCACCGATCATGGCTTCGCGGTGGATGTGACGGACGATGCTTCCGTGTTCTCCGAATCCCGCCTCGCGCAATACGACGCGCTGGTTTTTACGTCCACCAATAACGACGTGTTCGACACCGACGCGCAAAAAGTGGCGCTCATGCGGTACATCCAGTCGGGCGGCGGGTTCATGGGCGTGCATTCCGCCATCGGCACGGAACGGAAATGGGACTGGTTCAAACGGATGATCGGCGGCACCTTCGCCTGGCACGCCAAATTCCAGCGGTTCCGCGTGGTGGCGGTAGACCCGGCGCACCCTTCGCTGAAAGACGTGCCGAAGGTCTGGGAGCGCGAAGACGAATGCTATTTCTCGAAAGAGATGTACGGCGGCATCCATCCCATTCTCGCCCACGACTCCAAAAGCCTGCAAGACGTTAACGATACCGTTCTCACGAAAAACCAGGGCTCGTTCGGGAATTATTATCCCGCCGCCTGGTACCAACACTTCGACGGCGGTTTCGTTTGGTTCACTTCTTTAGGGCACCACAAACGCGATTACACCGATCCCGTTTTCGTGAACCACCTTTACCAGGGGCTCCACTGGCTGGTCGGCCAAACCGCCCGCCGCAACCCGTCCAAAGCATATGCCACATCGCCCGAAACACCGGTCGATTATCAACGTTAA
- a CDS encoding NYN domain-containing protein — MQSTKKERVIAYIDGYNLYFGLKESGYDRYLWLNIQKLVSNLLKPHQELIAVKYFTTLVTNNAETRQRQKCYLEALNTLDLVKIFYGKFQRERVSCGVCGNSYQSESEKMTDVNIATQIMIDLYEDNFDMAMVVSGDTDLLPPIKFVNASKNKRAFVAFPPGRVNDAVRDAASGSLVIGRKKLADSQFQEEIEDVQGETCRRPRSWQ; from the coding sequence TTGCAAAGCACTAAAAAAGAAAGAGTTATAGCATATATCGATGGTTACAATCTATATTTTGGCCTGAAAGAAAGTGGGTATGATCGGTATCTGTGGTTAAATATCCAGAAGCTTGTTTCGAACCTGCTAAAACCCCATCAGGAGTTAATCGCGGTAAAATACTTTACGACCCTGGTGACCAATAATGCAGAGACCCGCCAACGACAGAAATGTTATCTGGAAGCATTGAACACTTTGGATCTCGTAAAGATTTTCTATGGAAAATTCCAAAGAGAGCGTGTCTCCTGCGGAGTTTGTGGAAATAGCTATCAAAGTGAAAGTGAAAAAATGACCGATGTTAATATCGCCACTCAAATCATGATCGATCTTTATGAAGATAATTTTGATATGGCCATGGTTGTTTCCGGAGATACGGATCTACTACCTCCGATTAAATTTGTAAATGCCAGTAAAAATAAGCGGGCATTCGTCGCTTTTCCACCTGGCCGCGTAAATGACGCCGTCAGGGATGCTGCCAGTGGCTCGCTCGTTATCGGGCGGAAAAAACTAGCGGATAGCCAATTCCAGGAAGAGATCGAAGATGTTCAAGGAGAGACATGCAGAAGGCCTCGAAGCTGGCAATAG
- a CDS encoding DUF3050 domain-containing protein translates to MGINDVKKEIAGVRGQIVTHPLYGQLQSIEDVRRFMEHHVFAVWDFMSLLKGLQRALTCVTTPWVPVGSPETRFLINEIVTGEESDVDATGTMHCSHFELYIQAMEQAGADTKRINNLLAGIRGGQPLSALLEGFPPSVKGFLEFTFEVIATDKPHIMASVFTFGREDLIPDMFYALVKDLNEQFPGKFDIFIYYLERHIEVDGDHHSKLAEKMVEELCGNDPEKWSESAAYAVKALEWRNKLWNGINTKAEIFE, encoded by the coding sequence ATGGGAATTAATGACGTAAAGAAAGAGATCGCCGGCGTTCGCGGGCAGATCGTGACACACCCGCTGTATGGACAGTTACAGTCGATCGAAGACGTGCGCCGGTTCATGGAGCACCATGTGTTTGCCGTGTGGGATTTCATGAGCCTGCTGAAAGGATTGCAGCGGGCGCTCACCTGCGTAACAACGCCCTGGGTGCCTGTGGGCTCCCCCGAAACGCGGTTCCTTATCAACGAAATCGTGACCGGCGAGGAAAGTGACGTAGACGCAACCGGCACCATGCATTGCAGCCATTTCGAACTGTACATTCAGGCGATGGAGCAGGCGGGCGCCGATACGAAAAGGATCAATAACCTCCTGGCGGGGATTCGTGGCGGGCAACCGTTGAGCGCTTTGCTGGAGGGCTTTCCGCCATCCGTAAAAGGATTCCTCGAGTTTACCTTTGAAGTGATCGCTACCGATAAGCCGCATATCATGGCCTCCGTATTTACTTTCGGAAGGGAAGATCTTATTCCTGATATGTTCTACGCATTAGTGAAAGATCTGAACGAACAATTCCCCGGAAAATTCGACATTTTCATTTATTACCTCGAGCGTCATATCGAAGTAGACGGCGATCATCATAGCAAACTCGCGGAAAAAATGGTGGAAGAATTATGCGGGAACGATCCGGAGAAATGGTCGGAAAGTGCCGCCTATGCTGTGAAAGCGCTGGAGTGGAGAAATAAGTTGTGGAACGGGATCAATACGAAAGCAGAAATTTTCGAGTAA
- the recQ gene encoding DNA helicase RecQ, with protein MAVAKVSLLDALHEHFGFDSFKGNQEKIIKSILSGKDTFVIMPTGGGKSLCYQLPALMSPGVALIVSPLIALMKNQVDLVRSYSSKDNVAHFLNSTLTKAQIKKVRTDLQSGKTKMLYVAPETLTKQENIDFFRELEISFIAVDEAHCISEWGHDFRPEYRRLREMIEMISPNLPIIALTATATPKVQSDIVKNLELRSPEIFISSFNRPNLYYEIRPKRKKEQTIKEIVKFIHQHKGKSGIIYTLNRKTTEELADMLVANGIKAVAYHAGLDATTRAQRQDMFLLEECEVIVATIAFGMGIDKPDVRFVIHYNIPKSLENYYQETGRAGRDGLEGNCICFYSYQDVQKLEHLMRDKPLSEREMGAQLINETVAYAESAVCRRKVILHYFGEQYDTEDCGKCDNCRNPKEKIEVKNRVVIALKAISSLEERFGTDYVVNIITGKSNPQITTFRHDKLDVFGEGKEFDAHFWNSLLRQMMLEGLIEKDIEEYGLLKITEKGRKFMKKPYLIHVALNHQFEEEAAEEEENAAAEPQPTADPVLFEMLKDLRKKVAREKNLPPFVIFLETSLEDMATQFPTTTQELEKIQGVSKGKAIRYGKQFIDVIAKFVEENDIVKPDDFVLKSVVNKSGLKVFIIQNIDKKMPLETIARNKELSYSELLDEMETIVASGTKLNLDYCIDEELDDYAQDEILEYFKGCETSSLALAKEELEEGNYSIEQLKLMRIKFLVVYGN; from the coding sequence ATGGCTGTTGCAAAGGTAAGTTTGTTGGATGCATTACACGAACATTTTGGGTTTGATTCTTTCAAAGGGAATCAGGAGAAAATTATTAAAAGCATACTTTCCGGAAAAGATACATTCGTGATCATGCCAACCGGCGGCGGCAAATCGCTTTGCTACCAGCTGCCGGCCCTGATGAGCCCCGGAGTTGCGCTCATAGTAAGCCCGCTGATCGCGCTGATGAAAAACCAGGTAGACCTGGTCCGTTCCTACAGCAGCAAAGACAACGTGGCCCACTTCCTGAACTCCACCCTGACGAAAGCGCAAATCAAGAAAGTTCGTACAGACCTGCAGTCCGGCAAAACAAAAATGCTTTACGTAGCGCCCGAAACGCTCACGAAACAGGAAAATATCGACTTCTTCCGCGAGCTGGAGATTTCCTTCATCGCTGTAGACGAGGCGCACTGTATCTCCGAATGGGGCCACGATTTCCGTCCGGAATACCGGCGGTTACGGGAAATGATCGAAATGATCAGTCCCAACCTGCCCATCATCGCCCTCACCGCCACGGCTACGCCCAAGGTGCAGAGCGATATCGTCAAAAACCTGGAACTCCGTTCCCCCGAAATCTTCATCTCCTCCTTCAACCGCCCGAACCTCTATTACGAGATCCGCCCGAAGCGCAAAAAGGAGCAGACCATCAAGGAAATCGTCAAATTCATTCACCAGCATAAAGGCAAATCCGGCATCATCTACACCCTCAACCGTAAAACCACGGAAGAGCTCGCAGATATGCTCGTGGCCAACGGCATCAAAGCCGTAGCCTACCATGCCGGCCTCGACGCCACCACCCGCGCGCAGCGGCAGGATATGTTCCTCCTCGAGGAATGCGAAGTGATCGTGGCCACCATCGCCTTCGGGATGGGGATCGACAAGCCGGACGTCCGCTTCGTTATCCACTACAACATCCCCAAATCGCTGGAAAACTATTACCAGGAAACCGGGCGCGCCGGCCGCGATGGCCTCGAAGGCAACTGTATCTGCTTCTACTCCTACCAGGACGTGCAGAAACTGGAGCACCTCATGCGCGACAAGCCCCTTTCCGAGCGCGAAATGGGCGCACAGCTCATCAACGAAACCGTGGCTTACGCCGAAAGCGCCGTTTGCCGCCGCAAAGTGATCCTGCATTACTTCGGCGAACAATACGACACCGAAGACTGCGGCAAATGCGACAACTGCCGCAACCCGAAAGAAAAGATCGAAGTCAAGAACCGCGTCGTGATCGCCCTCAAAGCCATTTCCTCCCTCGAAGAGCGATTCGGCACCGATTACGTCGTGAATATCATCACCGGCAAATCCAACCCCCAGATCACCACTTTCCGGCACGATAAGCTGGACGTGTTCGGAGAAGGGAAGGAGTTCGACGCCCATTTCTGGAATTCGCTCCTCCGCCAGATGATGCTGGAAGGGCTCATCGAAAAGGATATCGAAGAATACGGGCTTTTGAAGATCACCGAGAAAGGCCGGAAATTCATGAAAAAACCGTACCTCATCCACGTGGCCCTCAACCACCAGTTCGAAGAAGAAGCGGCCGAAGAAGAAGAGAACGCCGCCGCGGAACCGCAGCCCACTGCCGACCCCGTGCTGTTCGAAATGCTCAAAGACCTCCGCAAGAAGGTTGCGCGCGAAAAGAACCTGCCGCCGTTCGTCATCTTCCTCGAAACATCGCTCGAAGATATGGCCACCCAATTCCCCACCACCACCCAGGAACTGGAAAAGATCCAGGGCGTGAGCAAGGGAAAGGCCATCCGCTACGGCAAACAGTTCATCGACGTCATCGCCAAATTCGTGGAAGAGAACGATATCGTGAAGCCGGACGACTTCGTGCTGAAATCCGTCGTGAACAAGAGCGGGCTGAAGGTGTTCATCATTCAGAACATCGACAAGAAAATGCCCCTCGAAACTATCGCCCGCAACAAGGAATTGTCGTATTCCGAACTGCTCGACGAAATGGAGACCATCGTGGCCAGCGGTACCAAGCTGAACCTCGACTACTGCATCGACGAAGAGCTGGACGATTACGCGCAAGACGAGATCCTGGAATACTTCAAAGGCTGCGAAACCTCGAGCCTGGCGCTGGCGAAGGAAGAATTGGAAGAAGGCAACTATTCGATCGAGCAGTTGAAATTAATGCGTATCAAGTTTTTAGTGGTTTATGGGAATTAA
- a CDS encoding KpsF/GutQ family sugar-phosphate isomerase: protein MKQKTTVNIRETGIRTIRLESSAIGSLEQYINADFERVVELMAACTGRVVITGIGKSAIIAQKIVATFNSTGTPALFMHAADAIHGDLGMITPDDVVVVISKSGESPEIKVLVPLVRNLGNVLVAIVGKADSYLAQSAHFVLNTYVSQEACPNNLAPTSSTTAQMVMGDALAVCLIEMKGFTAEDFARFHPGGTLGKKLYLKVGDLSRQHQVPKVNLGSSLREVIVEISSKMLGVTGVVDENNQLRGIITDGDLRRMLEKNMNAAGVTAADIMSTHPKTIDADELAVNALDMMRTYDITQLLVMKGDQYHGIIHLHDLIREGII from the coding sequence ATGAAACAGAAGACAACGGTTAATATTCGGGAAACAGGGATCAGGACGATCAGGCTGGAATCTTCGGCGATCGGGAGCCTGGAACAGTACATCAATGCGGATTTCGAGCGTGTGGTGGAGCTGATGGCGGCCTGTACCGGGCGTGTGGTGATCACGGGCATCGGCAAAAGCGCCATTATTGCGCAGAAGATCGTGGCCACGTTCAATTCCACGGGTACGCCGGCTTTGTTCATGCATGCGGCAGACGCCATCCATGGCGATCTGGGGATGATCACGCCAGACGATGTGGTGGTGGTCATTTCGAAAAGCGGGGAATCTCCCGAGATCAAGGTCCTCGTCCCCCTCGTCCGCAACCTCGGCAACGTGCTCGTGGCGATCGTGGGCAAGGCGGATTCCTACCTCGCGCAATCGGCACATTTTGTGCTGAATACATATGTTTCGCAGGAGGCCTGCCCCAATAACCTGGCCCCCACTTCCAGCACAACGGCCCAAATGGTGATGGGCGACGCCCTCGCCGTTTGCCTCATCGAGATGAAAGGCTTCACCGCCGAAGATTTCGCCCGGTTCCACCCCGGCGGCACCCTCGGCAAAAAGCTCTACCTCAAGGTGGGCGACCTCAGCCGCCAGCACCAGGTGCCGAAGGTAAACCTCGGCAGCAGCCTCCGCGAAGTGATCGTGGAAATCTCCTCCAAAATGCTGGGCGTCACCGGCGTTGTGGATGAAAATAACCAGCTCAGGGGCATCATCACCGATGGCGACCTCAGGCGCATGCTCGAAAAAAACATGAACGCCGCCGGCGTTACCGCGGCAGACATCATGAGCACGCACCCGAAAACCATCGACGCCGATGAGCTCGCCGTCAATGCGCTGGACATGATGAGAACTTATGATATCACCCAATTGCTGGTCATGAAAGGTGATCAGTATCATGGAATTATACATTTACACGACTTAATCCGAGAAGGAATTATCTGA